The genomic DNA GCGCGCTTATCCCCCCGCCGTCCTGCAGGACGGCAAGGCCGCCTGGGCCTTCCTGCCCCTGATCGCCTCCGGCCGCCCCGTCGGTTCGCTGGTCCTCGCGTACGACCGGCCGCATCCCTTCACGCCCGAGGAACGAGCTGTCCTCACCGCGACCGCCGGACTGATCGCCCAGGCTCTGGACCGCGCCCGCCTCTACGACGCCAATCAGGCTCTCGCCCACAGTCTGCAAGCCAGCCTGCTGCCTCAAGCGCTGCCCCGCATCCCCGGCCTGGACGTGGCCACCCGCTACCTCCCCACCGCTCACGGCATGGACGTCGGCGGCGACTTCTACGACCTCATGCATCTCGACACCGACCTCGCCGCCGCAACAATCGGCGACGTCCAAGGCCACAACGTGAACGCCGCCGTCCTCATGGGGCAGGTCCGCACCGCCGTCCACGCCACCGCTGGCGCATCGCCCGGCCAAGTCCTCGCCCGCACCAACCGCCTGCTCACCGACCTCGACCCCGGCCTGTTCACCAGCTGCCTCTACGTCCAGCTCGACCTGGCACGCCACCGCGTCTGCCTGGCCACCGCCGGCCACCCGCCCCCACTCCTGCGCCACCCCGACCTACACACTGAGATCCTCCCGCTGATACCCGGACTCCTGCTCGGCATCGACCCCGACGCCGAATACCCAGAGACCAACATCCCCCTACCGCCCGGAGCTGTGCTCGCCCTGTACACCGATGGACTCGTCGAAACCCCCGGCATCGACATCGATGACGCCACCGCCGACCTCGCCGACCAACTCGCACAAGCCCGGGACCAGACCCTCGACGCCCTCGCCGACACCCTCATCCACCACGCCCAACGGGTCGCCCCCCGCAACGACGACATCGCCCTGCTCCTCATCCAGCCTCAACAACACGGCCGCTGACACCAAAAGCCCGCCCCGCACGGCGGGGCTCCTGTCTCCGCCCCGCCCACGCCGCCGGGCTCGGTGAAGCATGCCTACCTTTCGAGACCACCCGATCGGAGCCGGTGGAAGGCGTTCTGCCACACGTGCGCGATCAGTTTGAGCCGGGCGAAGACGCCGAGCCGGATCCACTTGATCCAGTCGCTGATACGGCTACGGTGGCAATCCAACGGGTGGGCCGATCGACCGTAGGGCGCTTGGGTAGCGGGTCGCGCATGATGGAAGGACGGGCACAGCTCTCCCCCAGGGGTCACAGAGCATTGCAAATCCATGATCACCGGGGCCTGTGCCACCTTGTGGGGCCCCACGCCGCCTATCCGCGCGAGCTCTTAAGACCCTTTTTTCACAGACGGAGAATGTGGCCAGTCCGCCAGGCCGTCGGGCGATGGAGTACGTTGCGTTGCCTCCTCCGGTGAGTGGTAGATCTGGTAAGTCGCGTGCAGGCCGCTGATCTCGAAGACCCTGACTATCGGGCCAGGGGTGTACGTGATACGCAGTGAGCCACCGTGTTCACGGATGCGTTTCGTGATCGCCACGACCATGCCCAGTCCCATCGAGTCCATGAAGGGAACGAAGCACAGGTCCAGAACGAAGTGACGGTGTCCCTCACCGAGAAGCCTGATCACTGCCTCGCGGATCATGGGAGAGGTACGGAGGTCCACATCGCCGTCGACCTCAACGACGGTCCAGCCGTTCACCACGTCGTAACTCACGGTCACGTGCTCGTCCCGGATGATGTTGGTTCGCATTGCCATCCCTCTTCACGTCTTCGGACAGCCGCACACCCGCACGGCGATCAACTCAACGCCTGGTCAGCGACTCAAGTGGGAAAAGTTCGGTCGGCGACCACCTCCTGCCAGCATGGCCGCTCACAGCTCGGTGGCGCGGGCGTCGCCGTAAATCGCGAGCATCCTGTCGACGTCATCGCGGCGCAGTTAGCGCAGCTCAGGCGCTGTCTGCGGAGGGAAGGACGCTCACCCGCGTGGAGCTGAAGAGAGCACGGGGGCACCGGTCATCGCGCGAGGCTGGAGGCAGAAAGTGGGGGAGGTGGTCTCGCGGTAGTCGTATCCCGCCGACGACGTTCGTGGGTCACGGTTACGGAGAGGCCGAGCACATGGTCAGGGCTCTCGACGGAGGTCTGGGGTCGTAGCACGTGCTGCCTCGCTAAGGGTGTGGGGCACATGGGCGTTACATAACAGCAAGCCAGCCGACGACTTGGTTGCCCGAATCGGCGCACATCAGATGGCCACCGCGGAGCGCAGGCCGACGCGCGAGTTTGAGAGGTGAAGTCGGTAGCGAAGGAACAGATACGAATCCCGTCGCCGGGCGCTGATCAGATCCATCCATGCCGGTTGCTCTGGCAACAGTTCGAGTCCGGCGATCAACCCGGGGCGGGGGGTATCGGCACGGCCGGCGAGTACCGGGGA from Streptomyces sp. NBC_01707 includes the following:
- a CDS encoding STAS domain-containing protein, coding for MRTNIIRDEHVTVSYDVVNGWTVVEVDGDVDLRTSPMIREAVIRLLGEGHRHFVLDLCFVPFMDSMGLGMVVAITKRIREHGGSLRITYTPGPIVRVFEISGLHATYQIYHSPEEATQRTPSPDGLADWPHSPSVKKGS